The nucleotide window TAGAACCAGTCATAAACGCCATTGGTACAAACACCGCAGACAAGGTCAAACCGACACCAACCAATGCGCCCGTGATCTGGCCCATCGATTTTTTGGTCGCTTCTTTAGGTTCAAGCCCATCTTCGTGCATCACACGTTCAACGTTCTCTACTACTACGATGGCATCATCCACCAGCAAGCCGATCGCCAGAACCATCGCAAACATGGTTAATGTGTTGACACTAAAGCCTGTCGTATACAAAACAGCAAACGTACCGAGCAGTACAACCGGAACCGCAATAGTCGGGATAAGCGTTGCACGGAAGTTCTGTAAGAACAGGTACATGATCAAAAATACGAGAACAATCGCTTCCAGTAGCGTCTTCACCACTTCATGGATAGAGGCTTCAACGAAAGGCGTAGTTTCAAACGGATACGCGATCTTTAAGCCCGCCGGGAAGTTTTCCTGCAACTGCGCCAAACGCTCTTTCACCGCCGTTGCGGTCTCCAGCGCATTCGCCCCAGTCCCCAGAGAAAGACCCAAACCCGATGCCGGGAAGCCATTGTATTGACCCTGGATGTCGTAACTTTCAGCGCCACGTTCAACACGAGCAACGTCTTTCAGGTAGACGTTCGCGCCGCTGGTATCAGACTTAAGAATGATATTTTCAAATTCTTCGACACTACTCAAGCGACTCGCAGAAGAGATGGTTGCGTTCAGCAGTTGTCCTTCCTGTGCGGGCGCCGCACCAAGCTGACCTGACGAAACCTGAGCATTCTGCTCACTGATCGCGCCAGCGACATCAATCGCAGTCAGATTAAACTGGGTCAACTTGAACGGGTCTAACCAAACGCGCATTGCGTATTGAGCACCAAATGCCTGGACTTTACCTACGCCAGAAACACGGCTGATAGGGTCTTGGATATTGGATACAACATAGTCAGCGATGTCATTCTGTGTATAATTTGGATCTTCGGAATACAGAGCGACAACCAACAAGAAAGAAGTATTCGATTTCTCAACCACAATACCTTGGCTTTGAACTTCACTCGGTAACGAGGTCAGCGCCAACTGCAATTTGTTTTGCACCTGTACTTGAGCAATATCCGGATCGGCTTCGCTATCAAAGGTCAGCGTGACCGTCGCGTTACCAAACGCATCACTGCTTGATGAAAGGTAGCGTAAGTAGTCAAGACCAGTCATGTTTTGCTCGATCACCTGCGTAACGGAGTCTTCAACCGTTTTTGCGGACGCGCCCGGGTAACGGGCAGTGATCGTCACCGTAGGCGGCGAAATGGTTGGATACTGCGATACCGGTAAATTCATCAGGGACATGACCCCTGCCAGCATGGTCAGAATAGCCAGAACCCAAGCAAAGACCGGACGATCGATAAAGAATCGTGCCATGATTACTCCTGTTCACCGGTTTGAATGCTTACAGAACTACCCGGCCCTACCTTTTGTAGACCAGCCGTAATCACTTTATCGCCCGCTTTTAGGCCGTCGATAATACGCCATTGGTTATCAACTACTTCAGCTGTCGCTACCGGAGTCGAGACAACTTCGTTGTCTGCGTTAACAACCATGACGGTCGCTTGTCCCCTCGCATCACGAGTTACCGTGTTTTGAGGAACAAGTATCGCTTCAGGGTCCACACCCGTAATTACTGTGGCACGAACAAACATACCTGGTAAAAGCAACCCATCTGGGTTAGGGAATTCCGCACGAAGCGTGACACTGCCGGTGCTCTCATCGACATTCACTTCGACAAACTTCATCGTGCCTTTGTGCGCATAGGTCGAGCCATCTTCTAATTCTAAAGTTACTTCGGCTGACTCGTCTTGCTGGATATGTCCTTCCGCCAGAGCAGATTTCAGACGTAGCAATTGAGCTGATGACTGCACGATGTCGATATTAATTGGATCAAGCTGTTGGATCGTCGCTAACGTGTCAGACTGGTTAGCAGTAACCAAGGCACCAGCGGTGACACTTGATTTACCAATGACACCACTGATAGGAGCCTTAACCTGAGTGTAAGACAAATTGATTTTCGCAGTATTGATGGCCGCTTTTGCTACTAACGCTTGAGCTTTCGCTTCTTTATAAGCCGCTTCCGCCTCATCGAGATCTTGTTGACTGATCGATTTTTTCGAAATTAGGGCACGGTAACGCTTAACCGTTGCAAAGGTGGATTCTTCAGTCGCATTCGCGCGGATCAATTCTGCTTCAGCACTTAATAGAGCCGCTTGGTAGGTTGAGTCGTCAATCTGATACAGAGACTGACCTTGTTCGACAACACTACCTTCTACAAAGTTACGTTCCGAGACAATACCACTCACCTGTGGGCGAACTTCTGCTTCTTTGAACGCACGGCTGCGACCCGGCAACTCTACGGTTAACATTTGACGAACAGGTTCAACCGTCATCACTTCAACTTCTGTTGCCTGTGCGGCACCACCGCCTTGATTCGTACCTTCTTGACTTGGTTGGCATCCAGCCATAAATAGGCTCGACGCAATCAACAGCGATAGCGTAGTTTTACGTCTCATTAAACATCTCTCTTTCTTACTTTCTCTAAAAACCATTTAGGCACTGAAAATACCTAATAAACTTATGGTTATAGTGGCCAAAGTTACATTTAAAAAATTACTTAGGATGATAATTACCCAGTGTTGTACATACAACAACATTTACACTTCTATACGCTTACAAAATACGTTTGTCTAAAAGGTGTGCTCGAGATCTCAAAATTGGTCATTTTGCGTTGGAAATCACATTTTTCTGTGTGCAATTACAACACTCTAAAAAGCGTCAATTTGATTAAAATATCACCATTGGTTTGTACAAAAATTTGATCCCAAGTCCACAGTTATTTCTTATAAGCTTAAGAAACCGTTCTTAGATAACCAAAAGTAATTTTAGTTAATGCACGAAAAATGACCCAAGTTTGTGCCAGATTCCGTTCGTTTAACAGCTAACGGCATGTTTGAACCTTCAGTCATCCTGAACAACGACGAAGGAGTGTGATTCAGGATCTAATTTTCGAGCACTTTATGACCGAAATTATTTCATTCACTGCTCCGCACGCTACGATTAGATTCCTAGTCTCGCTAGAGCTCGCTGGAATGACACAAATCAAACCGTTAAGCTATTGGCATTAAAAGTTTATGCCTGCGTGCTTATTCTTAGTACTACAAGCCTTGTTAGGATCAATGAACAGATTCTTTTCTTCTTTACCTATCGCTACGCACGGCGAACCTTAGCGACTGAGCGTAGGTGCATCATCCCCACCAACAAGCCCCACAATGTCGCGCTCACACCAAGAAAGCTGATCCCAGATAGAGTGATAAGAAACGTAAACAGTGCAGATTCTCGGTATCCTTCGTCATGAAAAGCCGATTGCAAACACATCATTAACGTCCCTAATAAGGCAAAACCCGCTAAGATTTTGGTGACTTCGTCCGGAAGAGATAAAAAGATCGCCACGACTGTCGTCGCGAACACACCAGCAATCAGATAAAACACCCCAGCCCATATCACTGCGCGGTAACGTTGTGTTTTGTCCGAATCTACTTCTGGTGTCATACAAATTGCGGCTGAAATCGCGGCAAGGTTGACACTAAAACCACCAAATGGCGCTGACAAAATATTGGTGATTCCCGTGCCCATTAAAATAGGTTTCACTGGCGTGTCATATTGATAGCTTTTCATCATCGCAATACCAGGCAGATTCTGAGAAAGCATCG belongs to Vibrio sp. STUT-A11 and includes:
- a CDS encoding efflux RND transporter periplasmic adaptor subunit, encoding MRRKTTLSLLIASSLFMAGCQPSQEGTNQGGGAAQATEVEVMTVEPVRQMLTVELPGRSRAFKEAEVRPQVSGIVSERNFVEGSVVEQGQSLYQIDDSTYQAALLSAEAELIRANATEESTFATVKRYRALISKKSISQQDLDEAEAAYKEAKAQALVAKAAINTAKINLSYTQVKAPISGVIGKSSVTAGALVTANQSDTLATIQQLDPINIDIVQSSAQLLRLKSALAEGHIQQDESAEVTLELEDGSTYAHKGTMKFVEVNVDESTGSVTLRAEFPNPDGLLLPGMFVRATVITGVDPEAILVPQNTVTRDARGQATVMVVNADNEVVSTPVATAEVVDNQWRIIDGLKAGDKVITAGLQKVGPGSSVSIQTGEQE